The proteins below come from a single Miscanthus floridulus cultivar M001 chromosome 1, ASM1932011v1, whole genome shotgun sequence genomic window:
- the LOC136486427 gene encoding uncharacterized protein isoform X1: protein MERLKSAVPTELQRAVGEGTAADLPATTSRLFAFFHTLPLFHQVMQELTDPELALCRKDKVKAVEFKGHGNACFSRREFGQALRYYSQALRHVPINSDGMDVKLVSAIYVNRASTMHKLGLFKESLRDCDRAITISPNYSKAWYRKGMVKTVLKNYSSAVHDLEVALSLEVTSSGKNNIEQELKLILQKHESVNEAGTSNCDSKDEDLPLAGQSHKVVIESISTPNKGRGMASTDDIPPASLIHVEDPLAAIIMKSSREIYCHFCFSETPADVVFCPSCTIPIYCSKRCQEQSVGDISCDEDTHLGYSTSIANLSITSTSCKSPRSKLFAEHKHECGGANWAAVLPTDVVLAGRIMARSIEKMMLSGNSFAISGPNLDLVHHYDQHSPANKLESQIYAIVLLLCLQNYYRSDLLWTEDSLSQLVLLIFQIKVNSIAIVRVRSVDGSPELTVNTGVSGAEGANMCGVEQVRVAQAVYVSGSLFNHSCQPNVHAYFLSRALVLRTTEFVKSGSPVELSYGPQVGEMQLSERQKSLQENYYFSCQCSSCSELNLSDLVLNSFCCPQSNCLGAISESTYYRSKENFVNVSLGGSYVCKLSLPDVSKVDKDMENVAKSLLGNIGVSLNIDHGCCTSCRSHIDVLSALATSHREESTINRLKKLTLLDKTLITEALQSLKLLKKLRHPYSKALAQAEDTIAEAFAKVGDQERARKHCEASIQILEKLYHPKHIIIAHELTKLVSILLSLGDGASAAATFAQAEAIFSLYYGSHVEKTLTYMGALKKAVSDV from the exons ATGGAGCGGCTCAAATCGGCGGTGCCGACCGAACTCCAGCGGGCCGTCGGCGAGGGCACGGCTGCCGACCTCCCCGCCACCACCTCTCGCCTGTTCGCCTTCTTCCACACCCTTCCTCTCTTCCACCAG GTTATGCAAGAGCTGACCGACCCCGAACTTGCGCTGTGCCGCAAAGACAAGGTGAAGGCTGTAGAGTTCAAGGGCCACGGCAATGCGTGCTTCTCAAGGAGGGAGTTTGGGCAAGCTCTCCGGTACTATTCGCAG GCATTGCGTCATGTCCCGATTAATTCGGATGGCATGGATGTGAAGTTGGTATCTGCAATATATGTCAATCGAGCCTCCACCATGCAT AAATTAGGTCTGTTCAAAGAATCTCTAAGGGATTGTGACAGGGCCATAACCATTTCACCTAATTATTCTAAG GCATGGTACAGGAAGGGAATGGTAAAAACAGTGCTTAAGAATTATTCATCTGCAGTACATGATTTAGAGGTTGCATTGAGCCTGGAAGTGACTTCTTCAGGGAAGAATAACATAGAACAAGAACTAAAGTTGATTTTGCAAAAGCATGAAAGTGTCAATGAAGCTGGGACATCAAACTGTGATAGCAAGGATGAAGATTTGCCTCTTGCAG GACAATCTCATAAGGTTGTTATAGAAAGTATCTCAACACCAAACAAAGGTAGAGGAATGGCTTCTACAGATGATATCCCCCCAGCTTCGTTGATTCACGTCGAGGATCCTCTTGCCGCG ATTATCATGAAATCTTCCCGTGAAATATACTGCCACTTTTGCTTCAGTGAAACTCCAGCAGATGTTGTATTCTGTCCTTCATGTACAATACCAATTTACTGTTCAAAAAGGTGCCAGGAGCAATCCGTAGGTGATATTTCTTGTGATGAAGATACTCATCTTGGATATTCAACAAGTATTGCAAACCTGAGTATAACTTCTACTAGTTGCAAGTCTCCAAGATCTAAGCTATTTGCTGAACACAAGCATGAATGTGGAGGTGCCAATTGGGCAGCTGTTTTACCAACTGATGTAGTTTTAGCTGGACGAATAATGGCACGCAGCATAGAAAAAATGATGCTGTCTGGAAACAGTTTTGCTATATCCGGCCCAAATTTG GATCTAGTTCACCATTATGATCAACATTCTCCTGCCAACAAGTTGGAATCACAGATATATGCAATTGTCCTATTGTTATGCCTCCAAAATTATTATAGATCAGACCTTTTGTGGACAGAAGATTCTTTATCACAG CTGGTTCTTTTGATATTTCAAATTAAAGTCAATTCAATTGCTATTGTCCGAGTGAGGTCGGTGGATGGAAGCCCAGAGCTCACAGTAAATACAGGTGTTTCTGGAGCTGAAGGTGCAAACATGTGTGGTGTGGAGCAG GTCAGGGTTGCTCAAGCTGTTTATGTATCTGGTAGCCTGTTCAATCACTCATGTCAGCCCAATGTACATGCATATTTTCTTTCACGTGCGCTCGTGCTGAGAACTACAGAATTTGTAAAATCCGGGAGCCCAGTTGAACTGTCATATGGTCCACAG GTTGGTGAGATGCAACTTTCAGAGAGACAGAAGTCACTTCAAGAGAATTACTACTTCAGTTGTCAATGTTCAAGTTGCTCAGAGCTAAATCTATCAGACCttgttttgaattcattttgttgTCCACAAAGCAACTGCCTTGGTGCCATATCAGAATCAACTTACTACAGGTCCAAAGAGAATTTTGTGAATGTTTCCCTAGGAGGATCTTATGTCTGCAAACTATCATTGCCT GATGTATCAAAGGTTGATAAGGATATGGAGAATGTCGCCAAATCTCTTTTAGGAAATATTGGTGTCAGTCTGAACATAGATCATGGATGTTGCACGAGTTGTAGATCCCATATTGATGTGTTGTCTGCTCTGGCTACATCACACAGGGAAGAATCTACCATCAATAG GTTGAAGAAACTTACATTGCTAGACAAGACTCTCATCACAGAGGCATTACAATCCCTAAAACTACTCAAGAAGCTGAGGCACCCATATAGCAAGGCTCTTGCGCAG GCCGAAGACACAATTGCAGAGGCCTTTGCAAAGGTAGGAGACCAAGAACGAGCAAGAAAGCACTGTGAAGCATCAATTCAG ATCCTCGAGAAGCTGTACCACCCGAAACACATCATCATCGCGCACGAGCTTACCAAGCTTGTTTCGATTCTGCTGTCCCTGGGAGATGGGGCAAGCGCAGCAGCCACATTCGCTCAAGCAGAGGCAATATTTTCGCTTTACTACGGATCTCATGTGGAGAAGACTTTGACATACATGGGTGCCCTGAAGAAAGCTGTCAGCGACGTGTAG
- the LOC136510342 gene encoding uncharacterized protein, producing MAGRPPPPPPSPTYFHVFPSLPYPSWAQRAGAGPLAADADGPAAVAVAAGVGAGAGTGAGAGGPAAAGAGAGGPAAAGADTGSLPTAAAAAAAGAGAGAGSHAAAAGGAGETLEPFFFPAPPPLPPPAPLQTAGANSALAAALVAARAAAADSQARVRAAALALERERDAADALARQIAEAEQLLVLPTSYDTAATSSGSTGHRASRTTVIWHDPADPHVAQLHYQAGGVQNIRLLVPVVLEPESPSYARWRDLVLLTLRRYALDDHVLVDASVAVQTPSWLRLDSVVLSWIIGTISLDLHDLVRNSADARRAWLALEGQFLGNAEARALRLDASFRTFVQGDLSVGDFCRRMKSMADSLGDLGWPVEDRILVLNVLRGLQGATSRPRLHGVQPGPLSTTRGWGASPCGPSRLQVESLAHQWPCSLELLRGFTPRLRGLHLPAHLRGCHLPTPCPGLSVGTRRPWPDPSAPWP from the coding sequence atggctggccgccctccccctccccctccctccccaacCTACTTCCACgttttcccctcccttccctaccCGTCGTGGGCCCAGCGCGCGGGCGCCGGCCCCCTTGCCGCGGACGCGGATGGCCCGGCCGCCGTCGCTGTCgctgcgggcgtgggcgcgggtgccggcacgggcgcgggcgcaggcggccccgccgccgcgggtgcgggcgcaggcggccccgccgccgcgggcgcggaCACAGGCAGCCtgcccactgccgccgccgccgctgctgcaggGGCGGGCGCAGGCGCAGGCAGCCACGCCGCTGCCGCTGGGGGCGCGGGGGAGACCCTGgagcctttcttcttccccgctccCCCTCCTCTGCCGCCCCCTGCCCCTCTCCAGACGGCAGGGGCCAACTCCGCTCTCGCCGCCGCTCTCGTGGCTGCACGGGCTGCTGCTGCGGACAGCCAGGCCCGGGTGCGGGCGGCCGCCCTCGCTTTGGAGCGCGAGCGCGACGCGGCTGATGCCCTGGCCCGCCAGATCGCTGAGGCGGAGCAGCTCCTCGTCCTCCCTACATCCTACGACACCGCGGCCACCTCCTCAGGCTCGACGGGTCACCGCGCGTCTCGCACCACGGTCATCTGGCACGACCCGGCCGACCCGCACGTGGCTCAGCTCCACTACCAGGCCGGGGGTGTCCAGAACATCCGACTCCTCGTCCCGGTCGTCCTCGAGCCTGAGTCGCCCTCTTACGCTCGTTGGAGGGACCTGGTTCTCCTCACCCTCCGCCGCTACGCCCTCGACGACCACGTCCTAGTCGACGCCTCGGTCGCGGTCCAGACCCCATCGTGGCTGCGCCTTGACAGCGTCGTCCTCTCCTGGATCATCGGGACGATCTCCCTGGACCTCCACGACCTCGTCCGCAACTCTGCTGACGCTCGCCGGGCCTGGCTTGCGCTCGAGGGCCAGTTTCTGGGCAATGCCGAAGCCCGGGCCCTGCGTCTCGATGCGAGCTTCCGCACCTTCGTTCAGGGTGACCTCTCCGTTGGCGATTTCTGCCGGCGCATGAAGAGCATGGCGGACTCCCTGGGCGACCTTGGCTGGCCCGTGGAGGACCGCATTCTGGTCCTCAATGTCCTCCGCGGGCTTCAGGGAGCCACCAGTCGCCCGCGACTCCACGGGGTGCAGCCTGGCCCTCTTTCCACAACCCGTGGTTGGGGCGCATCTCCATGTGGCCCTTCCCGGCTCCAGGTGGAGAGCCTCGCCCACCAGTGGCCTTGCTCACTGGAGCTCCTCCGGGGTTTTACTCCCCGTCTGCGTGGGCTACACCTCCCGGCGCATCTTCGTGGGTGCCACCTCCCGACACCTTGCCCGGGCCTGTCGGTTGGAACCCGGCGGCCTTGGCCAGATCCTTCAGCACCATGGCCCTGA
- the LOC136486427 gene encoding uncharacterized protein isoform X2, whose protein sequence is MDVKLVSAIYVNRASTMHKLGLFKESLRDCDRAITISPNYSKAWYRKGMVKTVLKNYSSAVHDLEVALSLEVTSSGKNNIEQELKLILQKHESVNEAGTSNCDSKDEDLPLAGQSHKVVIESISTPNKGRGMASTDDIPPASLIHVEDPLAAIIMKSSREIYCHFCFSETPADVVFCPSCTIPIYCSKRCQEQSVGDISCDEDTHLGYSTSIANLSITSTSCKSPRSKLFAEHKHECGGANWAAVLPTDVVLAGRIMARSIEKMMLSGNSFAISGPNLDLVHHYDQHSPANKLESQIYAIVLLLCLQNYYRSDLLWTEDSLSQLVLLIFQIKVNSIAIVRVRSVDGSPELTVNTGVSGAEGANMCGVEQVRVAQAVYVSGSLFNHSCQPNVHAYFLSRALVLRTTEFVKSGSPVELSYGPQVGEMQLSERQKSLQENYYFSCQCSSCSELNLSDLVLNSFCCPQSNCLGAISESTYYRSKENFVNVSLGGSYVCKLSLPDVSKVDKDMENVAKSLLGNIGVSLNIDHGCCTSCRSHIDVLSALATSHREESTINRLKKLTLLDKTLITEALQSLKLLKKLRHPYSKALAQAEDTIAEAFAKVGDQERARKHCEASIQILEKLYHPKHIIIAHELTKLVSILLSLGDGASAAATFAQAEAIFSLYYGSHVEKTLTYMGALKKAVSDV, encoded by the exons ATGGATGTGAAGTTGGTATCTGCAATATATGTCAATCGAGCCTCCACCATGCAT AAATTAGGTCTGTTCAAAGAATCTCTAAGGGATTGTGACAGGGCCATAACCATTTCACCTAATTATTCTAAG GCATGGTACAGGAAGGGAATGGTAAAAACAGTGCTTAAGAATTATTCATCTGCAGTACATGATTTAGAGGTTGCATTGAGCCTGGAAGTGACTTCTTCAGGGAAGAATAACATAGAACAAGAACTAAAGTTGATTTTGCAAAAGCATGAAAGTGTCAATGAAGCTGGGACATCAAACTGTGATAGCAAGGATGAAGATTTGCCTCTTGCAG GACAATCTCATAAGGTTGTTATAGAAAGTATCTCAACACCAAACAAAGGTAGAGGAATGGCTTCTACAGATGATATCCCCCCAGCTTCGTTGATTCACGTCGAGGATCCTCTTGCCGCG ATTATCATGAAATCTTCCCGTGAAATATACTGCCACTTTTGCTTCAGTGAAACTCCAGCAGATGTTGTATTCTGTCCTTCATGTACAATACCAATTTACTGTTCAAAAAGGTGCCAGGAGCAATCCGTAGGTGATATTTCTTGTGATGAAGATACTCATCTTGGATATTCAACAAGTATTGCAAACCTGAGTATAACTTCTACTAGTTGCAAGTCTCCAAGATCTAAGCTATTTGCTGAACACAAGCATGAATGTGGAGGTGCCAATTGGGCAGCTGTTTTACCAACTGATGTAGTTTTAGCTGGACGAATAATGGCACGCAGCATAGAAAAAATGATGCTGTCTGGAAACAGTTTTGCTATATCCGGCCCAAATTTG GATCTAGTTCACCATTATGATCAACATTCTCCTGCCAACAAGTTGGAATCACAGATATATGCAATTGTCCTATTGTTATGCCTCCAAAATTATTATAGATCAGACCTTTTGTGGACAGAAGATTCTTTATCACAG CTGGTTCTTTTGATATTTCAAATTAAAGTCAATTCAATTGCTATTGTCCGAGTGAGGTCGGTGGATGGAAGCCCAGAGCTCACAGTAAATACAGGTGTTTCTGGAGCTGAAGGTGCAAACATGTGTGGTGTGGAGCAG GTCAGGGTTGCTCAAGCTGTTTATGTATCTGGTAGCCTGTTCAATCACTCATGTCAGCCCAATGTACATGCATATTTTCTTTCACGTGCGCTCGTGCTGAGAACTACAGAATTTGTAAAATCCGGGAGCCCAGTTGAACTGTCATATGGTCCACAG GTTGGTGAGATGCAACTTTCAGAGAGACAGAAGTCACTTCAAGAGAATTACTACTTCAGTTGTCAATGTTCAAGTTGCTCAGAGCTAAATCTATCAGACCttgttttgaattcattttgttgTCCACAAAGCAACTGCCTTGGTGCCATATCAGAATCAACTTACTACAGGTCCAAAGAGAATTTTGTGAATGTTTCCCTAGGAGGATCTTATGTCTGCAAACTATCATTGCCT GATGTATCAAAGGTTGATAAGGATATGGAGAATGTCGCCAAATCTCTTTTAGGAAATATTGGTGTCAGTCTGAACATAGATCATGGATGTTGCACGAGTTGTAGATCCCATATTGATGTGTTGTCTGCTCTGGCTACATCACACAGGGAAGAATCTACCATCAATAG GTTGAAGAAACTTACATTGCTAGACAAGACTCTCATCACAGAGGCATTACAATCCCTAAAACTACTCAAGAAGCTGAGGCACCCATATAGCAAGGCTCTTGCGCAG GCCGAAGACACAATTGCAGAGGCCTTTGCAAAGGTAGGAGACCAAGAACGAGCAAGAAAGCACTGTGAAGCATCAATTCAG ATCCTCGAGAAGCTGTACCACCCGAAACACATCATCATCGCGCACGAGCTTACCAAGCTTGTTTCGATTCTGCTGTCCCTGGGAGATGGGGCAAGCGCAGCAGCCACATTCGCTCAAGCAGAGGCAATATTTTCGCTTTACTACGGATCTCATGTGGAGAAGACTTTGACATACATGGGTGCCCTGAAGAAAGCTGTCAGCGACGTGTAG